A window of Candidatus Methylomirabilota bacterium contains these coding sequences:
- a CDS encoding cyclic nucleotide-binding domain-containing protein, whose protein sequence is MSRQIGDVPTRTFNPGDVIFKEGDDAKSEAFLIHLGKVEIRKNLGGEEKLLRVQSKGELLGEFALFRNIPRSATAIAADAVTLMVIPANRLDAMVRTNPGLAMAIIKDLVSRMLAAEDRAREAEERARKAEERAEDRARKAEGGAGAPGAS, encoded by the coding sequence ATGAGCCGTCAGATCGGGGACGTGCCGACCCGCACATTCAACCCTGGCGACGTGATCTTCAAGGAAGGTGACGACGCCAAGAGCGAAGCCTTTCTGATCCACCTGGGCAAGGTGGAGATCCGCAAGAACCTGGGAGGCGAGGAGAAGCTCCTGCGCGTGCAGAGCAAGGGGGAGCTCCTGGGCGAGTTCGCCCTCTTCCGGAATATCCCGCGCTCGGCCACGGCCATCGCCGCCGACGCCGTGACGCTCATGGTCATCCCGGCCAACCGCCTCGACGCCATGGTCCGCACCAATCCGGGGCTGGCCATGGCCATCATCAAGGACCTCGTCAGCCGCATGCTCGCCGCCGAGGATCGCGCGCGCGAAGCTGAAGAGCGCGCTCGGAAGGCCGAGGAGCGGGCCGAGGATCGCGCGCGCAAGGCCGAGGGAGGAGCGGGCGCCCCCGGCGCCTCGTAG